A genomic window from Fibrobacterota bacterium includes:
- a CDS encoding glycosyltransferase family 2 protein — protein sequence MSTDLPLVSVGVPVYNGEGKLEATLQALIDQDYQNLEIIVSDNASTDQTAAILEKFAAKDSRIRPIRQTRNIGAAANFVQVLEQSKGEYFMWAASGDYWSRKYVGVLAELLRQNAQAVLAVSHVGLIDGQTGQLKNEFWHADPKPTVGLSKADRILQHLSRNGNDLGTYGHLIYGLFRRHNLRESYRMLGDTSLDFGTDVLLLLLILSQGGLAVQPERILWYRTGGSSTAFRFEDLSQWMEYRATCARLVLGMDLQGLGFDDLVRVHQAQMKFIDQFTGADSPYQASLIRQMLGE from the coding sequence ATGAGCACCGATCTTCCGCTGGTTTCTGTCGGGGTTCCCGTCTACAACGGCGAAGGCAAGCTGGAAGCGACGCTCCAGGCGCTGATCGATCAGGACTACCAGAATCTGGAGATCATCGTCTCCGACAATGCCTCGACGGACCAGACCGCGGCGATCCTCGAGAAGTTCGCCGCCAAGGATTCCAGGATCCGGCCGATCCGCCAGACACGGAACATCGGTGCGGCGGCGAATTTCGTCCAGGTCCTGGAACAATCGAAGGGTGAATACTTCATGTGGGCCGCCAGCGGGGATTATTGGAGCCGCAAGTACGTTGGAGTCCTCGCCGAACTCCTGCGGCAAAACGCCCAAGCGGTGCTGGCGGTTTCCCACGTGGGGCTCATCGACGGGCAGACAGGCCAGTTGAAGAACGAATTCTGGCATGCCGACCCCAAGCCCACGGTCGGGCTTTCGAAGGCCGATCGCATCCTACAGCACCTTTCCAGAAACGGCAACGACCTGGGGACCTACGGGCACTTGATCTACGGTTTGTTCCGGAGACACAATCTGAGGGAGTCCTACCGGATGCTGGGCGACACCAGCTTGGACTTCGGGACCGATGTCCTGCTCCTGCTCCTGATCTTGTCCCAGGGGGGGCTCGCCGTCCAACCGGAGAGAATCCTTTGGTATCGCACGGGAGGAAGTTCGACGGCCTTCCGGTTTGAGGACTTGTCGCAGTGGATGGAGTACCGGGCTACCTGCGCCAGACTCGTCCTGGGAATGGATCTGCAGGGTTTGGGGTTCGACGACCTGGTGAGGGTCCACCAGGCGCAGATGAAGTTCATCGACCAGTTCACAGGAGCCGATTCCCCCTACCAGGCATCCCTTATCCGGCAGATGCTCGGGGAGTGA